A single window of Brevundimonas naejangsanensis DNA harbors:
- a CDS encoding NAD(P) transhydrogenase subunit alpha, whose product MEHVDPTVFRLAIFVLSIFVGYYVVWSVTPALHTPLMAVTNAISSVIIVGGLIAAAAMSAQAGGPNAWIAKGAGVAAVTLASVNIFGGFMVTRRMLAMYKKKERR is encoded by the coding sequence ATGGAACACGTCGATCCCACCGTCTTTCGCCTGGCGATCTTCGTCCTGTCGATCTTCGTCGGCTACTACGTCGTCTGGAGCGTGACGCCGGCCTTGCATACGCCCCTGATGGCCGTCACCAACGCCATTTCCAGCGTCATCATCGTCGGCGGCCTGATCGCAGCGGCGGCGATGAGCGCCCAGGCGGGCGGGCCGAACGCCTGGATCGCCAAGGGCGCGGGCGTGGCCGCCGTGACGCTGGCCAGCGTCAACATCTTCGGCGGCTTCATGGTCACGCGCCGGATGCTGGCCATGTACAAGAAGAAGGAACGTCGCTGA
- a CDS encoding Re/Si-specific NAD(P)(+) transhydrogenase subunit alpha, whose product MAVAIAVTRERREGETRCAATPETVKKLIALGAAVSVEAGTGLGSSIPDTDYADAGASVKPDLSAVLAGADVLLKVRGPTASEISALKPGAVVISLLDAWRDKATVEALRGAQATAFAMEFVPRITRAQVMDVLSSQANLAGYRAVIEAAYAYGKGFPMMMTAAGTVAAAKTFVMGAGVAGLQAIATARRLGAVVTATDVRPAAKEQVESLGAKFVAVEDEEFKAAETVGGYAKAMSAEYQAKQADLTAAHIVKQDVVITTALIPGRPAPKLVTAAHVASMKPGSVIIDLAVEAGGNVEGSRPNEVVTTANGVKIVGWTNLPGRIAADASALYARNLVAFLGLMIKDGALTVDLEEEILKAAVVTHGGAVVHEGVRG is encoded by the coding sequence TTGGCCGTCGCCATCGCCGTCACCCGCGAACGCCGTGAAGGCGAAACGCGCTGCGCTGCAACGCCGGAGACGGTGAAGAAGCTTATCGCCCTGGGGGCCGCAGTCAGCGTGGAGGCCGGGACGGGCTTGGGCTCCTCCATTCCCGACACCGATTACGCCGACGCGGGCGCCAGCGTGAAGCCCGACCTGTCGGCGGTATTGGCCGGGGCTGACGTGCTGCTGAAGGTGCGCGGGCCCACCGCGTCCGAGATCAGCGCCCTGAAACCCGGCGCGGTGGTCATCAGCCTGCTGGACGCCTGGCGCGACAAGGCGACGGTTGAGGCGTTGAGGGGCGCTCAGGCCACCGCCTTCGCGATGGAGTTCGTGCCTCGCATCACCCGCGCCCAGGTCATGGACGTGCTGTCGTCCCAAGCCAACCTGGCTGGATACCGGGCGGTGATCGAGGCGGCCTACGCCTATGGCAAGGGCTTCCCCATGATGATGACGGCCGCCGGGACGGTGGCCGCCGCCAAGACCTTCGTCATGGGGGCGGGGGTCGCGGGACTTCAGGCCATCGCCACCGCGCGGCGTCTGGGCGCGGTCGTCACGGCCACCGACGTGCGCCCCGCCGCCAAGGAGCAGGTCGAGAGCCTGGGCGCCAAATTCGTCGCCGTGGAGGATGAAGAGTTCAAGGCGGCCGAGACGGTGGGCGGCTACGCCAAGGCCATGTCCGCCGAATATCAGGCCAAGCAGGCCGATCTGACCGCCGCCCATATCGTCAAGCAGGACGTGGTGATCACCACGGCCCTGATCCCCGGCCGCCCGGCGCCCAAGCTGGTGACGGCGGCGCACGTCGCGTCGATGAAGCCGGGCTCGGTCATCATCGACCTGGCGGTCGAGGCGGGCGGTAACGTCGAGGGCTCCAGGCCGAACGAGGTGGTTACTACGGCCAACGGCGTGAAGATCGTGGGCTGGACCAATCTGCCCGGCCGCATCGCGGCGGACGCCAGCGCCCTTTACGCCCGCAACCTGGTGGCCTTCCTGGGGTTGATGATCAAGGACGGCGCCCTGACGGTCGATCTGGAGGAGGAAATCCTTAAGGCCGCCGTCGTCACCCACGGCGGCGCCGTGGTGCATGAAGGAGTGAGGGGATGA
- a CDS encoding aa3-type cytochrome c oxidase subunit IV yields the protein MADQHAEATAPHVHGEMNISEQAWTWALFLGLTKWVSLATAVVILFLTVWFGVGAGFFPAFIVSVVVSVVGFFMLKSKKTH from the coding sequence ATGGCCGACCAGCACGCTGAAGCGACCGCCCCCCACGTCCACGGGGAAATGAACATCTCGGAACAGGCCTGGACCTGGGCTCTGTTCCTGGGCCTGACCAAGTGGGTCTCGCTGGCCACGGCGGTGGTGATCCTGTTCCTGACGGTGTGGTTCGGCGTGGGCGCTGGCTTCTTCCCGGCCTTTATCGTCTCGGTGGTGGTGTCGGTCGTCGGCTTCTTCATGCTGAAGAGCAAGAAGACCCACTAA
- a CDS encoding serine hydrolase domain-containing protein, giving the protein MKIASRVLVLAAVLALPTTVLAQTEASANHRALAAGYKALTVCSAVHSARAAGAERTVASVEANELVGIYPELQPLVGAMKVEMAGNAVSVAWDQAAPARVATWTEGRGCVIEPMGYAQGSAPERAPLARRASPPDLPTARPKGNARALEAAVGRAFDQGFGEGTNTTGVVVMQGGKRVAERYATDFGPNTPQRTWSVAKSLAGTVIGAAVQRGDLDVKAPAAIANWRTPGDPRAAITVDALMRMSSGLTSDTAGNRTDGLYFGGVAVDEQAPGWPLLAPVGTVYRYANNDTLLATMAAAPSFAAHPPAELFDALGMTHTWAETDWRGNYILSSQVWTTARDLARFGQLYLQDGVWEGERTLPEGWRDYVTAPTGPQPPTGDFGYGATFWLMNRSEGVPADAFAAFGNRGQYVVIVPSRQVVIVRRGEDPAGKPFDVAAFTSAVLESLD; this is encoded by the coding sequence ATGAAAATCGCGTCCCGTGTGCTTGTTCTCGCCGCCGTTCTCGCCTTGCCGACGACGGTTCTCGCCCAGACTGAGGCTTCGGCCAATCACCGCGCCTTGGCGGCGGGATACAAGGCGCTGACGGTGTGCAGTGCTGTTCACTCGGCCCGCGCGGCGGGCGCCGAGCGGACGGTCGCGAGCGTCGAGGCGAACGAACTGGTCGGCATCTATCCTGAGCTCCAGCCTCTGGTGGGCGCCATGAAGGTCGAGATGGCCGGGAACGCCGTCTCGGTCGCATGGGATCAGGCCGCTCCGGCGCGCGTCGCGACCTGGACCGAGGGGCGCGGCTGCGTCATCGAGCCGATGGGTTATGCGCAGGGCAGCGCGCCTGAACGCGCCCCGCTGGCGCGCCGGGCCTCGCCCCCGGACCTGCCGACCGCCCGGCCCAAGGGGAACGCCCGCGCGCTGGAGGCCGCCGTCGGCCGCGCCTTTGATCAGGGATTCGGCGAGGGGACCAACACCACCGGCGTGGTGGTGATGCAGGGCGGCAAACGGGTGGCGGAACGCTATGCGACTGACTTCGGCCCGAACACGCCGCAGCGCACCTGGTCGGTGGCCAAGAGCCTGGCCGGGACCGTGATCGGCGCGGCGGTGCAGCGCGGCGATCTGGATGTGAAGGCGCCTGCCGCCATCGCCAACTGGCGCACGCCGGGCGACCCGCGCGCGGCCATCACCGTCGACGCCCTGATGCGGATGTCGTCGGGCCTGACCAGCGACACGGCGGGAAACCGCACTGACGGCCTCTATTTCGGGGGCGTGGCGGTCGATGAGCAGGCGCCCGGCTGGCCGCTGCTGGCGCCGGTGGGGACGGTTTATCGCTACGCCAACAACGACACGCTTCTGGCGACCATGGCGGCGGCTCCCAGCTTCGCCGCCCATCCGCCGGCCGAACTGTTCGACGCGCTGGGCATGACCCACACCTGGGCCGAGACCGACTGGCGCGGCAACTACATCCTGTCGAGCCAGGTCTGGACCACGGCGCGCGATCTGGCGCGTTTCGGTCAACTGTATCTGCAGGACGGCGTGTGGGAGGGCGAGCGCACCCTGCCCGAGGGCTGGCGTGACTATGTGACCGCTCCGACCGGCCCGCAGCCGCCGACGGGCGACTTCGGCTATGGCGCGACCTTCTGGCTGATGAACCGCTCCGAGGGCGTGCCCGCCGACGCCTTCGCCGCCTTCGGCAACCGGGGTCAGTATGTGGTGATCGTGCCCAGCCGTCAGGTGGTCATCGTGCGGCGCGGCGAAGACCCGGCGGGCAAGCCGTTCGACGTGGCCGCCTTTACAAGTGCGGTGCTGGAAAGCCTCGACTGA
- a CDS encoding DUF4153 domain-containing protein, translating to MTYAATDPTGRASLDGARGLAALRIGIGLMQGLILYLLYRSASDSEALAWPATQPSLFAALVLATLFAPVMLLAGVGRMGWKALALWGVVAAAVLALMGWHDAAQRASDYFHPPYLRFPVVAFAAAALFIAHHLIVPAVAARRWIADFDDYFDTAWKAGVQLVLSLGFTGAFWLLLFLGAALFRVIGLSFLSDLLGKEWFSIPVTCLVFAVAVQLTDVRGGLIRGVRTVALMLLSWLLLVITVLVAGFLAALPFTGLDGLWKTGSATALVLSAAAALIVLINTAYQDGREDNLPPAALRLGARVASVLLTPLILIAIWGLSLRIGQHGLTPDRIIASACALVGVIYAAGYGWAALSPLWRKTAWMKPLERTNVLAAVLTVLVILALFSPLADPARLSVNDQMARLKRGAVSAAQFDYAFLRYDAGKAGRAALAELAKSPDAEVARHAKAAQASTSRYELTDATTPPRAPNIAPWPADKPLPAAFLAPTAPPDPRYACNSDDNCLAAQRDLNGDGRDEILLATTYRIALFAQDADGRWVHQGDYQVPHCPGPGAGGRDLREALKDPDLKTAAPPWPDLKMGDVTGRLQPETVCPKPAVVNP from the coding sequence ATGACCTACGCCGCCACCGACCCCACCGGACGCGCCTCGCTGGATGGCGCGCGCGGGCTCGCCGCCCTTCGGATCGGCATCGGCCTGATGCAGGGGCTGATCCTCTATCTGCTCTACCGCTCGGCGTCGGACAGTGAAGCCCTGGCCTGGCCTGCGACCCAGCCGTCGCTGTTCGCCGCCCTGGTGCTGGCGACCCTGTTCGCGCCGGTGATGCTGCTGGCGGGCGTCGGGCGGATGGGATGGAAGGCGCTGGCGCTGTGGGGCGTCGTCGCGGCGGCGGTTCTGGCGCTGATGGGCTGGCATGACGCGGCCCAACGGGCGAGCGACTATTTCCACCCGCCCTATCTGCGCTTTCCGGTCGTCGCCTTCGCGGCGGCGGCCCTGTTCATCGCCCACCATCTGATCGTGCCGGCCGTCGCCGCCAGACGCTGGATCGCTGATTTCGACGACTATTTCGACACGGCCTGGAAGGCCGGCGTGCAACTGGTGCTGTCCCTGGGCTTCACCGGCGCCTTCTGGCTGCTGCTGTTCCTGGGAGCGGCACTGTTCCGCGTCATCGGCCTCAGCTTCCTGAGTGACCTGCTGGGCAAGGAGTGGTTCTCCATCCCCGTCACCTGCCTGGTCTTCGCCGTGGCGGTGCAGCTGACCGACGTGCGCGGCGGGCTGATCCGGGGCGTGCGGACGGTGGCGTTGATGCTGTTATCCTGGCTGCTGCTGGTCATCACCGTCCTGGTGGCGGGTTTTCTGGCCGCCCTGCCCTTCACCGGCCTGGACGGGCTGTGGAAGACGGGCAGCGCCACGGCCCTGGTGCTGTCGGCGGCCGCCGCCCTGATCGTGCTGATCAACACCGCCTATCAGGACGGACGCGAGGATAATCTGCCGCCCGCCGCCCTGCGCCTGGGCGCGCGCGTCGCCTCGGTGCTGCTGACGCCGCTGATCCTGATCGCGATCTGGGGTCTGAGCCTTCGCATCGGTCAGCATGGCCTGACGCCGGACCGCATCATCGCCTCGGCCTGCGCCCTCGTGGGCGTCATCTATGCCGCCGGATACGGGTGGGCCGCCCTGTCGCCGCTGTGGCGAAAGACCGCGTGGATGAAGCCGCTGGAGCGCACCAATGTCCTGGCCGCCGTCCTGACGGTGCTGGTCATCCTGGCCCTGTTCAGCCCCCTGGCCGACCCGGCGCGCCTGTCGGTCAACGATCAGATGGCGCGGCTGAAGCGCGGCGCCGTCAGCGCAGCCCAGTTCGACTACGCCTTCCTGCGCTATGATGCGGGCAAGGCTGGGCGCGCCGCCCTGGCCGAGCTGGCGAAATCACCCGACGCGGAAGTCGCCCGTCACGCCAAGGCCGCTCAAGCCTCGACCTCGCGCTATGAGCTGACGGACGCGACCACGCCCCCGCGCGCGCCCAACATCGCCCCCTGGCCAGCGGACAAGCCCCTGCCCGCCGCCTTCCTGGCCCCGACGGCGCCCCCGGATCCGCGCTACGCCTGCAACAGCGACGACAACTGCCTTGCCGCTCAGCGCGACCTGAACGGCGACGGCCGCGATGAAATCCTGCTGGCGACGACCTACAGGATCGCCCTGTTCGCTCAGGACGCCGACGGCCGCTGGGTTCATCAGGGCGACTATCAGGTTCCGCATTGCCCCGGCCCCGGCGCCGGCGGCCGCGACCTGCGCGAGGCGCTCAAAGATCCCGATCTGAAGACCGCCGCCCCGCCCTGGCCCGATCTGAAAATGGGCGACGTAACCGGTCGACTTCAGCCGGAAACCGTCTGCCCGAAACCCGCTGTCGTTAACCCCTGA
- a CDS encoding sigma-54-dependent transcriptional regulator — translation MAKTILVVDDDPTQRRLLQAVLERESYAVVHAESGGEAIDRLTKGGGADVVLLDLVMPGLSGLEALAELRTAGVTTPVIVLTANGGIETVVKAMQAGAQDFFVKPVGPERLLVGVRNALQMTQLTAEIGRLRKRAAGRTSFDDMVGDSAPMRMVKALGQRAAKSSIPVLITGESGVGKEVIARALHGASDRAGKPFIAVNCGALPANLVESILFGHEKGAFTGAHEKHAGKFVEANGGTLFLDEIGELPLDMQVKLLRALQEGEVDPVGGKRPVKVDVRIVSATNRDPAQQVKEGAFREDLFYRLNVFPIEAPALRERREDIPALVDHFIARFNVEEGKRVTGCSAETLALLQAHDWPGNVRQLENAVYRALVLADSPLLQPHDFPAISGVAVPLGSITAAPAGATASDPTTAASPADGDDGQHDSPVRITDERGHVRTLEEIERDLIQHAIEVYSGHMSEIARRLGIGRSTLYRKVREQGLEEQVREAG, via the coding sequence ATGGCCAAGACCATTCTGGTCGTCGACGATGATCCTACCCAGCGCCGCCTGCTGCAGGCGGTGCTGGAGCGTGAATCCTATGCCGTCGTCCATGCCGAATCCGGCGGCGAGGCCATTGATCGGCTGACCAAGGGCGGCGGCGCCGATGTCGTGCTGCTGGATCTGGTGATGCCGGGCCTGTCGGGTCTGGAAGCCCTGGCCGAGCTGCGCACGGCAGGCGTGACCACGCCGGTCATCGTGCTGACGGCCAACGGGGGCATCGAGACGGTGGTCAAGGCGATGCAGGCCGGGGCCCAGGACTTCTTCGTCAAGCCGGTCGGGCCGGAACGCCTGCTGGTCGGCGTGCGCAACGCCCTGCAGATGACCCAGCTGACGGCCGAGATCGGCCGTCTGAGGAAGCGCGCCGCCGGCCGGACCTCCTTCGACGACATGGTCGGCGACAGCGCGCCCATGCGCATGGTCAAGGCGCTGGGCCAACGCGCGGCCAAGTCCTCCATCCCGGTGCTGATCACCGGCGAGAGCGGCGTCGGCAAGGAAGTCATCGCCCGCGCCCTGCACGGCGCCTCGGACCGGGCAGGCAAGCCCTTCATCGCCGTCAACTGCGGCGCCCTGCCCGCCAATCTGGTCGAATCCATCCTGTTCGGCCACGAGAAGGGCGCCTTCACCGGCGCTCATGAGAAACACGCTGGCAAGTTCGTCGAGGCGAACGGCGGCACCCTGTTCCTGGACGAGATCGGCGAACTGCCGCTCGACATGCAGGTCAAGCTGCTGCGCGCGCTGCAAGAAGGCGAGGTCGATCCCGTCGGCGGCAAGCGTCCGGTCAAGGTCGATGTCCGCATCGTCTCGGCCACCAACCGCGACCCGGCCCAGCAGGTGAAGGAGGGCGCCTTCCGCGAAGACCTCTTCTATCGCCTGAACGTCTTCCCGATCGAGGCGCCGGCCCTGCGCGAACGGCGCGAGGACATCCCCGCCCTGGTCGACCACTTCATCGCCCGCTTCAACGTCGAGGAAGGCAAGCGCGTCACCGGCTGCTCGGCCGAGACCCTGGCGCTGCTGCAGGCCCACGACTGGCCCGGCAATGTCCGCCAGCTGGAGAACGCCGTCTATCGCGCCCTGGTGCTGGCCGATTCGCCCCTGCTCCAGCCGCACGATTTTCCGGCCATTTCCGGCGTCGCCGTGCCGCTGGGGTCGATCACAGCCGCCCCAGCCGGAGCGACAGCGTCCGACCCGACGACAGCCGCCTCGCCGGCCGACGGCGACGACGGCCAGCACGACAGCCCGGTCCGCATCACCGATGAACGCGGCCATGTCCGCACCCTCGAAGAAATCGAACGCGACCTGATCCAGCACGCCATCGAGGTCTATTCCGGCCACATGTCGGAGATCGCCCGTCGTCTGGGCATCGGCCGCTCCACCCTCTACCGCAAGGTCCGCGAACAGGGGCTGGAGGAGCAGGTTCGAGAAGCGGGCTGA
- the hdhA gene encoding 7-alpha-hydroxysteroid dehydrogenase: MDAHFRLDGHVALVTGAGAGIGRAIAETFAAAGAAVAVTDLDAAKALAVADGVTQAGGRAVGLACDVTDEDQRIAAVQAVVAAFGKLTLLVNNAGGGGPKPFDMPMSDFERAYQLNVFAPFRFMQLTAPHMQAAGGGAVLNITSMAGDNKNARMASYGSSKAAVSHLTRNVAFDLGPAGIRVNAIAPGAIKTDALASVLTPQIEEAMLKHTPLGRLGTADDIARAALFLCSPAASWISGQILTVSGGGVQELD; encoded by the coding sequence ATGGACGCACATTTCCGACTGGATGGGCACGTCGCCCTGGTGACGGGGGCTGGCGCTGGAATCGGCCGCGCCATCGCTGAGACCTTCGCTGCGGCGGGCGCCGCGGTGGCCGTCACCGATCTGGACGCGGCCAAGGCCCTGGCTGTGGCGGACGGGGTTACGCAGGCGGGCGGACGCGCCGTCGGCCTGGCCTGCGACGTCACCGATGAAGACCAGCGCATCGCCGCCGTTCAGGCCGTCGTGGCGGCCTTTGGCAAGCTGACCCTGCTGGTGAACAATGCGGGCGGCGGCGGACCCAAGCCGTTCGACATGCCGATGAGCGATTTCGAGCGCGCCTATCAGCTCAACGTCTTCGCCCCCTTCCGTTTCATGCAGCTGACGGCGCCGCATATGCAGGCCGCAGGCGGCGGGGCGGTGCTGAACATCACCTCGATGGCGGGCGACAACAAGAACGCCCGCATGGCGTCCTACGGCTCGTCCAAGGCGGCGGTCAGCCACCTGACCCGCAACGTCGCCTTCGATCTCGGCCCCGCCGGAATCCGCGTCAACGCCATCGCGCCGGGCGCCATCAAGACCGACGCCCTGGCCAGCGTCCTGACGCCGCAGATCGAAGAGGCCATGCTGAAGCACACCCCGCTGGGGCGGCTCGGAACGGCCGACGACATCGCCCGGGCGGCGCTGTTCCTGTGTTCGCCCGCCGCGTCCTGGATCAGCGGCCAGATTCTGACGGTCTCCGGCGGCGGCGTTCAGGAGCTGGACTGA
- a CDS encoding DUF2312 domain-containing protein → MDDASFDASPDVLTATAQGRLRSIIERLERLEEDKQAVMGDMKEVFAEAKGEGYDVKVLRKVLRLRKQDKAKRQEEEAILDLYLSALGEI, encoded by the coding sequence ATGGACGACGCTTCCTTCGACGCCAGCCCCGACGTCCTGACCGCCACGGCCCAGGGCCGTCTGCGCTCCATCATCGAGCGCCTGGAGCGCCTCGAAGAGGACAAGCAGGCCGTCATGGGCGACATGAAGGAGGTCTTCGCCGAGGCCAAGGGCGAAGGCTATGACGTCAAGGTGCTGCGCAAGGTTCTGCGCCTGCGCAAGCAGGACAAGGCCAAGCGTCAGGAAGAAGAAGCGATTCTGGACCTCTATCTGTCGGCGCTCGGCGAGATCTAA
- the ykgO gene encoding type B 50S ribosomal protein L36 — MKVRSSLKSLKGRHRDCKIVRRKGVLYVINKTDPRFKAKQG, encoded by the coding sequence ATGAAGGTCCGTAGCTCGCTGAAATCGCTGAAGGGTCGCCACCGCGACTGCAAGATCGTTCGCCGCAAGGGCGTTCTGTACGTCATCAACAAGACCGACCCGCGCTTCAAAGCCAAACAAGGCTGA
- a CDS encoding lytic murein transglycosylase, with protein MRIAYRLVLLGSVAACAPMVPMPPQPQPAPPPVVEPAPATPAPTPPPAQTDLSEAYDHASFDAWKQSFLERHGGAHKWEYARELEGVTPNPSVVRLDRNQPEFSRPAGVYIQNATTPARIAMARQRVDRVPWEVTQKYGVPTEILLGIWAQESAFGQVQGDFDVIRSLATLAYDGRRRDWAEEQLKHALDIVVSGKRDRAGLKGSWAGAMGQTQFMPDNYLKLGVDQNGDGKVDIWGSDADALASAANLLAQAGWKRGQGWAYEVTLPSNFDYSQAEGPKHPWSYWVARGVRLADGASPNSAEAAEGAAILLPQGAKGPTFLALPNHYVIRRYNNSVSYALAIGMIADGVAGKPPLKASWPNDGPLTRDQRIGAQQALTRMGFDTQGVDGVIGSNTRAALRRWQQANGRTADGYLTDVLADELIRKAR; from the coding sequence ATGCGTATCGCTTATCGCCTTGTTTTGTTGGGTTCGGTCGCCGCGTGCGCCCCTATGGTCCCCATGCCGCCGCAGCCTCAGCCGGCGCCGCCGCCCGTGGTCGAGCCTGCGCCTGCTACGCCTGCGCCCACGCCGCCTCCGGCCCAGACCGATCTGAGCGAGGCCTATGACCACGCCAGCTTCGACGCCTGGAAACAGAGTTTCCTTGAGCGCCACGGCGGCGCGCATAAATGGGAATACGCCCGCGAACTGGAAGGCGTGACGCCTAACCCCAGCGTCGTGCGCCTGGACCGCAACCAGCCTGAGTTTTCACGCCCCGCCGGGGTCTACATCCAGAACGCCACCACCCCGGCGCGAATCGCCATGGCCCGCCAGCGCGTCGACCGCGTGCCCTGGGAGGTGACCCAGAAATACGGCGTGCCGACCGAGATTCTCTTGGGCATCTGGGCGCAGGAGAGCGCCTTCGGCCAGGTCCAGGGCGACTTTGACGTCATCCGCTCCTTGGCGACCCTGGCCTATGACGGCCGCCGCCGCGACTGGGCCGAGGAACAGCTGAAGCACGCCTTGGACATCGTCGTGTCGGGCAAGCGCGACCGCGCAGGGCTGAAGGGCAGCTGGGCCGGGGCGATGGGCCAGACCCAGTTCATGCCGGACAACTATCTGAAGCTGGGCGTCGACCAGAACGGCGACGGCAAGGTCGACATCTGGGGCTCGGACGCCGACGCCCTGGCCTCGGCGGCGAACCTGCTGGCCCAGGCGGGCTGGAAGCGCGGCCAGGGCTGGGCCTATGAAGTGACCCTGCCCTCCAACTTCGACTACAGCCAGGCTGAGGGGCCGAAACACCCGTGGTCCTATTGGGTCGCGCGCGGGGTGCGCCTGGCCGACGGCGCCTCGCCCAACAGCGCCGAGGCGGCCGAGGGCGCGGCCATCCTGCTGCCGCAGGGCGCCAAGGGGCCGACCTTCCTGGCCCTGCCCAACCACTATGTGATTCGCCGCTACAACAACTCGGTCAGCTATGCGCTGGCCATCGGCATGATCGCCGACGGGGTGGCGGGCAAGCCGCCCCTCAAGGCCTCCTGGCCCAACGACGGCCCCCTGACGCGGGACCAGAGAATCGGCGCTCAACAGGCCCTGACCCGCATGGGCTTCGACACCCAGGGCGTGGACGGCGTCATCGGCTCCAACACCCGCGCCGCCCTGCGCCGCTGGCAACAGGCGAACGGGCGCACAGCGGACGGATACCTGACCGACGTCTTGGCGGACGAGTTGATCAGAAAAGCGCGGTAA
- the cysS gene encoding cysteine--tRNA ligase, with translation MALHIHDTLRREKRLFTPRDPNRVSLYVCGPTVYDYAHIGNARPPVVFDVLVRLLRRTYGADKVIYARNVTDVDDKINAKAAKEGVAIGEITARYEAAYLADMGLLNVSPPDIAPHVTDYIEAITKQIQAIIDAGCAYAAEGHVLFDVSSYPSYGALSGRNLDDMIAGARVEVAPYKKNPHDFVLWKPSKADEPSWASPWGEGRPGWHIECSAMIEQTLGLPIDIHGGGIDLVFPHHENEIAQGVCAHGHAHGDDAHDEYARYWMHNGFLTVDAEKMSKSIGNVLLLHDLVQAMPGEVVRWALLSAHYRQPLDWNQTLLEQSRKNLDRLYGALHRAASVEAASVEPPVEFLKFIEDDLNTPGAMATLFALSSEIERGMTAGDEGAVATAKGQLIAAASILGVLQADPAEWFSGVDEGLKAEVEGLLEQRAAARTAKNWAEADRIRDRLNELNVVVMDGPQGATWRMKG, from the coding sequence ATGGCCCTGCACATCCACGACACCCTGCGCCGTGAAAAGCGCCTTTTCACGCCGCGTGATCCGAACCGGGTGAGCCTCTATGTGTGCGGCCCGACGGTCTATGACTACGCCCATATCGGCAATGCGCGCCCGCCGGTGGTGTTCGATGTCCTGGTGCGGTTGCTGCGCCGCACCTACGGCGCCGACAAGGTGATCTACGCCCGCAACGTCACCGACGTGGACGACAAGATCAACGCCAAGGCCGCCAAGGAAGGCGTCGCCATCGGCGAGATCACGGCCCGCTATGAGGCCGCCTATCTGGCCGACATGGGCCTGTTGAACGTCAGCCCGCCCGACATCGCCCCGCACGTCACCGACTACATCGAGGCGATCACCAAGCAGATCCAGGCCATCATCGACGCCGGCTGCGCCTATGCGGCTGAGGGCCATGTGCTGTTCGATGTGTCGTCCTATCCGTCCTACGGCGCGCTGTCGGGGCGCAATCTGGACGACATGATCGCCGGCGCCCGCGTCGAGGTCGCGCCGTACAAGAAGAACCCGCACGACTTCGTGCTGTGGAAGCCGTCCAAGGCGGACGAGCCGTCCTGGGCGTCGCCGTGGGGCGAAGGCCGTCCCGGCTGGCACATCGAATGCTCGGCCATGATCGAACAGACGCTGGGCCTGCCCATCGACATCCACGGCGGCGGCATCGACCTGGTCTTCCCGCACCATGAGAACGAGATCGCCCAGGGCGTCTGCGCCCACGGCCACGCCCATGGCGACGACGCGCATGACGAATACGCCCGCTACTGGATGCACAACGGCTTCCTGACCGTGGACGCCGAGAAGATGTCCAAGTCGATCGGCAACGTCCTGCTGCTGCACGACCTGGTGCAGGCCATGCCGGGCGAGGTGGTGCGCTGGGCCCTGCTGAGCGCGCATTATCGTCAGCCGCTGGACTGGAACCAGACCCTGCTGGAGCAGAGCCGCAAGAACCTCGACCGCCTCTACGGCGCCCTGCACCGCGCGGCCTCGGTCGAGGCGGCCTCGGTCGAGCCGCCGGTGGAGTTCCTGAAGTTCATCGAGGACGACCTAAACACGCCGGGGGCCATGGCGACCCTGTTCGCCCTGTCCAGCGAGATCGAGCGCGGCATGACGGCGGGCGACGAGGGGGCGGTGGCGACGGCCAAGGGCCAGCTGATCGCGGCGGCTTCGATCCTGGGCGTGCTTCAGGCCGATCCGGCGGAATGGTTCTCGGGCGTCGACGAAGGGCTGAAGGCCGAGGTCGAAGGCCTGCTGGAGCAACGCGCCGCTGCCCGCACGGCCAAGAACTGGGCCGAAGCCGACCGTATCCGCGACCGCCTGAACGAACTGAACGTGGTGGTCATGGACGGCCCGCAAGGCGCGACCTGGCGGATGAAGGGCTAG